The Flavivirga eckloniae genomic interval ATCTGTACATGGGGCGTTTTGATGAGGCTAAAACGGCAGCTGATAATTCCTTGGCACTGCACAATACCATATTGGATTATAGTGCATTTCCAGACATAATTTTTCCTGGTTCTGGTATTGTAACTCTTCCGAGCTATTTAGATGATGTTCAAATCACTTGGGCCAAGAGTGGTATTCAACCAGCAACAGAATCATTTGCCTTATCTACAGATCTTATAAACCTTATATCCTTTACCGATCAACGTAGGCGCCTTTTAGCACCCTTTTGGTTGTTTGGTCTTTCAGGAGCCGGTAGTTTCTATGCCGCAGAAAGCTTTAGGATTTACAGAAATGTAGGTTTCTCTGTGCCTGAAATATTATTAATACGTGCAGAGTGCTATGCAAGAGAAGGAAATGCAGCCATGGCACTTGCTGATTTAAATACGTTACGTGAGGCTAGGTTTACAGGACCTTATACACCTTTGGCAAGTACAGATGCAAACGAAGTATTGGATTGGGTAAAGACTGAGCGTCGTGTGGAATTAATGGGTAATGGGATGCGTTACTTTGATTTAAAGCGTTATAATGTGTTTGATACGCCTACAGATCTTGTGCACACACTAAATGGAACCACATACACATTACCAGCCAATAGTAAAAACTGGGCACTACCAATAGCTAGAAGATATATTTTGGCAAACCCAGAAATAGGAGAGAATATTAGGGATTAATCCTCAATAAGAAATGTTTAGAGGATATTAGTATATCCTCTAAACATTAAAATATAAACCTAAAATCTTATCCAAATACTATTCATGAAAAATCTTTTTTATTTAATATTTAGTATAACATTATGCCTACTAAGTGCTTGTGTTAACAATAAAGAGAAAGAGGTAAGCGATTCTTGTACCATACATGTAAAAGTAGACGGTAATAGTACAGGTGAGCTTATAATTGCTCCTTACCAATCTATAACCTCAATAGAGGTGTACGATAGCTTAAAAATAGTTTCCCCAATAAATAAAAAAACAAATACACTTAAAATTGATACGGTAAAGGCACTAAGAAGACTAACACTTAATTACAACAAAAAAACATATCGTACAAAAATATTTACTGCTCCTGGAACATATACATTAACGCTCAAGGACGATAGCATTCATGTAGATGGGACTAGTACACATAATGAGTATCTTAAATTAGATATGCTTCTTGAGGGAGACAAAATGGAACGTATTAGATACAAAAGAGAACTTACAAAAGAAGAGAGTCTATTTAAAAAAAACTATAGTAAAAGTTTAATAGAAGGTATAAAAAAATACCCTAAAAGCTCACCCTTAGCCCAGTTGGTCTATAATCAATTTTGGATGACAGATCTAGATACGATTAATACAATTATTAATAGCTTTGATAAAGACTTACAATCAAGTTATTTTTTAAAACAATTAATCGAACGAAAAAATAATTTAGAACGCGTAGCTATTGGCAAAAAATCGCCTGCATTTTCTCTCCCCACATATCATAATAAAATAATCTCTCTAAACGACTTTAAAGGAAAATATGTATTAATAGATTTTTGGGCCTCCTGGTGTCCGCCTTGTATAAAAGGAATTCCTAACCTAAAAAGAATAAGAAAAAGGTTTCCAGAAGAATCGCTTTCAATTATTAGTATAAGTATAGATGCAAAAAAAGACGATTGGATTAAAGCAGTACAAAAACATGAGATGCCATGGCCACAACTCTTAGATGAATCACCTAAAGTTGCCGATATGTTTGCTGTTACTGCCATTCCCCATTTAGTTATTATATCTCCATCAGGAAAAATAGTATACAAAACTACTGGAGAAGATGAACACCTTGAAATGGTTATAGACAATTTCATCAATTCAAAGAACAAATAATAAAATAGAAACACTAAAAAGAATGAAACAAACCCTTTATCTAATAAGTTTTGCATTCGTTTTACTCGGTTGTAAAAAAGAACCAACCCCGGTGGTTGATTATGCCATAATAACGGGACTGGTGAAAAATGTTAAATCTTCTAGCCCAAAACTATCTGTAACCTCAGGCAAGCGTAGTGATGCTCAAGAATTATCAATAGATGAGAATGGCAAAATCATGGATACTATAAAATCAAATTTTGGAAATTTAACATATTCAAATGGTATAGATGAATATACAGTTCTCAATGTAAAAAAAGGAGATAGTATTCATATATCATATGATGCCAATGATTTCTCTAATTCATTAACGTTTTCCGGTAAAAACTATGAAATAAGCCAATATTTATTTGAAAAAAGAAAAAAAAGAGATACTTACCACTTCCAGGAGCCACGTCCATACAGTTATGGAGAAACGGAATTTAAAAAGAAACGTAATAAGCTAAAAAGTGATCTGGAAACCTTAATAGCGGATGCTACAAACATTCCGGAAGCATACAAACAAAAGGAAATCAAAAATTTACATTACGAGTATCTTTTAGATTTAATCCATTATGAAAGCATGCATATTTATGCGACTAAAAAAGAAGGATTCAAAGTGTCGGATGATTTTCTGAATGAAATGGATAACTTTTCATACACCAATGGTAAGGACTTTTTATTTTCTTCAACCTTTTTCCATAAAGGTTATTGGAAACTACTTCAGGAATACTACCAAAAAAAAGCGGCTTTACAAGCGTCTACAGATTCTATTTCATTCGACTTAGCCCTTGTGAAAATTTTATCAACCAATACGAATGATACCATACGGAATGGTTTGTTAATGGATAGAGGCAGAGCCGTTACATATGTAAAAGAGTTACATGAATATTACGATCTTTTTATGAGTACCTCTACTAACGAAAAAGACAAAGAAAAAGTAACAAAACTGTATAACAGGGTAAAAAAATTTAGTAGAGGAGAACCTTCGCCGGAATTTCATAATTATGAAAATTATGCCGGGGGAACGACATCATTAAGTGATTTTAAAGGGAAATATGTCTACATAGATGTATGGGCCACCTGGTGTGGGCCTTGTATGTATGAATTTCCTTTTTTAAAAAAAATTGAAGAAAAATATCATGGTAAAAACATTGAGTTTGTTGGTATATCTATAGATAAAGCAAAAGACCGTGAGAAATGGAAAAAGACTATTGAAGATAAAGAACTAGGTGGTGTTCAACTCTTAGCAGACAAAGCTAATTATGATTCGGATTTTATGAAAAGCTATGTGGTACAGGCGGTTCCTAAATTTATTTTGATAGATCCCGAAGGCAAGATTGTACAAAATAATGCACCGCGACCATCAGAAACCGAAGCCTTGTCAAAGTTACTAGATGAGGTG includes:
- a CDS encoding RagB/SusD family nutrient uptake outer membrane protein encodes the protein MKKIVYIILSTIILCACDREEYLDIEPKGVVIPSKVIDYRLLLDQEESDFDAISPGFLRTYSNTNLMSDDATSVGVELNFDGGVSKNMFTFADNIYEETQEDPDWQATYGQIYACNIVLEGVLDATGGTEAEKRQLYAEALVHRAFAYFVLVNLYGVHYNPATASSDPGVPFRLDTELTDVQFPRQSIQAVYDLILSDLDSAINDLPDTPVYSFRPSKAGVYAFLARIYLYMGRFDEAKTAADNSLALHNTILDYSAFPDIIFPGSGIVTLPSYLDDVQITWAKSGIQPATESFALSTDLINLISFTDQRRRLLAPFWLFGLSGAGSFYAAESFRIYRNVGFSVPEILLIRAECYAREGNAAMALADLNTLREARFTGPYTPLASTDANEVLDWVKTERRVELMGNGMRYFDLKRYNVFDTPTDLVHTLNGTTYTLPANSKNWALPIARRYILANPEIGENIRD
- a CDS encoding TlpA family protein disulfide reductase encodes the protein MKNLFYLIFSITLCLLSACVNNKEKEVSDSCTIHVKVDGNSTGELIIAPYQSITSIEVYDSLKIVSPINKKTNTLKIDTVKALRRLTLNYNKKTYRTKIFTAPGTYTLTLKDDSIHVDGTSTHNEYLKLDMLLEGDKMERIRYKRELTKEESLFKKNYSKSLIEGIKKYPKSSPLAQLVYNQFWMTDLDTINTIINSFDKDLQSSYFLKQLIERKNNLERVAIGKKSPAFSLPTYHNKIISLNDFKGKYVLIDFWASWCPPCIKGIPNLKRIRKRFPEESLSIISISIDAKKDDWIKAVQKHEMPWPQLLDESPKVADMFAVTAIPHLVIISPSGKIVYKTTGEDEHLEMVIDNFINSKNK
- a CDS encoding TlpA family protein disulfide reductase, with the protein product MKQTLYLISFAFVLLGCKKEPTPVVDYAIITGLVKNVKSSSPKLSVTSGKRSDAQELSIDENGKIMDTIKSNFGNLTYSNGIDEYTVLNVKKGDSIHISYDANDFSNSLTFSGKNYEISQYLFEKRKKRDTYHFQEPRPYSYGETEFKKKRNKLKSDLETLIADATNIPEAYKQKEIKNLHYEYLLDLIHYESMHIYATKKEGFKVSDDFLNEMDNFSYTNGKDFLFSSTFFHKGYWKLLQEYYQKKAALQASTDSISFDLALVKILSTNTNDTIRNGLLMDRGRAVTYVKELHEYYDLFMSTSTNEKDKEKVTKLYNRVKKFSRGEPSPEFHNYENYAGGTTSLSDFKGKYVYIDVWATWCGPCMYEFPFLKKIEEKYHGKNIEFVGISIDKAKDREKWKKTIEDKELGGVQLLADKANYDSDFMKSYVVQAVPKFILIDPEGKIVQNNAPRPSETEALSKLLDEVL